The DNA sequence aacccgccaccctcggcatatggggccagcgccctaccactgagccacaggcgctgcccagaacttGTTTCTATAGTTAAGCAATCCATAGCTGTAATTCACCAACAAGTTCTAAAACAAAACCCCTAATTCTGGTGCCAGTGGTTCTCCAAGATAATTTATACAGGAAATAATCTATAAGGTATATACTTAGCAACACATTAATAGGACTCCTTATAGTTATGTTGCAGCAAAGAACATTTACACAGGAAAATCTTCAGTTAATATCAAACCAATAGTATAGTTAAGTAGGGTGAAATAACATCAGGTGTTAACATTTACAGCTATTTTTGCTCTGAAATACAAAACTGAAAGAACAGAAATGAGCTGGTAGATAGCAGTGGTTTTGACTAACCCTGTACAGCATGTCTTAAATTCCACTTTATGCCCTCGCTGAATTCTACTTCTAGCAATGGTTTAAGAAACCCAGCTTTCTAGGTATAAGACAGATCtctgatatatttaaaaagaccaaaatgaaaatttcctgtCTATACACTTCCTTATATAGTTACAGTTGGAGAGTGATATTTCAAACTCTGAAGTTGAGGAAGAACGGCAAACTggtaaaagaatatttattattttatcatcttcTAAAGATCTttcaaataaaacacagaaatatcaAGAAAATAGAACTGTGTAATTTAAGAAATTAACTTAGATCTACTCATTTCTTCTCTATTAAGATACATTCTCaagataaaaaatacagtatctttgaattagagaaaataaaagcacCAAGTAAGGGTGGCAATGTATTGGATCAGAAATCATCTTTAAGGTTCACAGTATTATCTTTGCATattataatactatatatatgcatatatatatgcataatataAAGTCTGTATGAATCACTACCAAAGTTCACTGATGAGTAAATGACCACTGATTATCAAAATATCATTAAATAGTTTTCATGTTTACACATCTGCTGGCAACTCTATGGTCTGTTTAAAAAAGCAACCATGTTTCTTTTTGGCAGATCAAAGGAGTTTCAAGGACCAATTATATATCTTGGGATGTAAGTACATGCATTATCTTGAAATGCTAAAACTGCTTCAAGAGTCATTAATTAAATAGTTGCTTTGATGACTAAATATGTATATCACTACTGAATGAATTAATTGCCCATATTCTGCTGAAAAGCTTGCAATATTGTAAGCAGTCTCATTTGCAAGCATTTATGAAGAGTTTTACAAAAGGTTATTTTGTAGTTATAGGAACACAAGAGGATTAAATAgctatttataagaaaaaatgggTAAAATTAAATGACTAAGACATTTTACAGTATTTTTGCCACTGTTACTTTGAGTGATTCTATTTTCCCTAAATTATTTCCAATTATTcagtcagataattttttttttttttttttaaagacagacagTCTCTCTCAATTTGCTGCCaatctggtctcaaattcctgagctcaagtgatcctctcgcctcagcctcccaagtagggtctataggcatctaccaagaagaaattTTCCAGTTACAACAATTATGATACTTTGGAAACACAAAATCCATTGATATAATGTGACCAAATTAAGGGAACAATAAAtaaagcttcttttaaaaaattagtatctGAAACAACTAAATTTATTATAGGTTCTAGAGTGTACTATGGAGTAAGACACAATGAATTAATATAGCTAAAGTGCTTAAAACTGTGATTGCatgtaataaagatatttaagTGTTAGACATTATATTATTACCTTTTTCAGCACCTGAATGTATGGTTCCTGCTATATCATGTCTAGCAATGGACATTGGCAACACTTTCCTAGTAGAAATGCTTTCAGTACTAGTGGCAGCAGAAACTGTGGCACTTGCTGTTGAAATACTAGTTTTATTCTTGGTCACAGCACCATCAAAGTTTCTTTCATCTGAGTCTGAGTCATCAGAGTGAAGAGGATTAGTAAAACTAAGGGGTGCTCCAAATAGAGGTGAACTATTATGATGATCCACAAGATCAAGGGTTTCAACTTGGGTTGTAGGGCTTGTTGTTAAACCCACAGTTTTTATAGTTGGATAGTAGATATCTGAGGATGTTCCTTCAGATGAATCAGGGATGGGGGTGGCATTTTCAGGTCCATGAAATGACCATGTTATATGTCCTTTCTCATCAAGAGGCAAGCAGTCTGGCCTCAGAAGTGTGTCTGAATTCTTCTGTGATTCTTCTGGTGAAGTAACTGGAACTCTGTTTAACTGTGTTGCACTGTAGTCCACACAAGAATTCTGAGAACTGTCACCAACTTTTAGATCCCCTGAACTTAATTCCTGTGTCTTAGAGATTTTATCAATTATGCAAGGTGaagatgatttaattttaattgcatGTCCCCTATTCAAAAGTGTGTTCCCATCAAAACTTTTTGGTCCCTCTTGGAGAGGGACTTTCTTAATCTCAAAACTTAAATTTCGCTCCAATTTTTTATCTAATTGTTCAATAGTTGATTCATTTTTCCCTGGAAGTTCTGATGATTTATTATAGTTTCTGTTGAGGTCTGTTGAATGCTGTTCTGATGAAACCATGTGCAACACTGGCTTTGGATGGTATCTGTCATTGTCCTGCCACACAGTAGTGACTGTTGGAAAAGCTGAAGGGGGAGAAGGTGTTAAGATGGGTGGCACTGGGTGAGGTTCTGGTGGCTGCAAAATTTCTTCTTTAGCATCCCCTTCTACAaggcaactgaaaaaaaaagacattaaaaaaggGTATTTTAAGAATGTCTCTCCTTTTGGAAATAAGTTGTTGGATGACAATTATGTAGCCAAATCTACTGTTATTAAAAGCCATTACAATTTGTGGTTATGAATAAAAGTTATGATTTTTTCAAATTAAGTGaaatacaagattttttttttttttttttggaaagagtcTCAGTTTgacaccctcagtggagtgctgtggtgtcacagctcatagcaacctcaaactcttgggctcaagtgattctcttgcctcaacctcctgaatagctggaactacaggcacctaccactatgtctggcttctttcaccaggttcttgctcttgctcaggttggtctcaaactcctaagctcaaccaatccacctgcctcagccttccagagagctaggattacaggcatgagccactgtgtctggctggcCTTTTCTTTTGTAAGGAGGAATGATCTCAATCCAGACTCAACACTAACAATGGACACTGGCAACACTAACCATGTCTAAAGTTGAGTATTAACTCTAAAGTTGAGTAATACTTCCACCAAATTTTAAAGggagaaaatagaaacagaagggaaagggaataaagaagacagaaatatatataatctTAACTATTATAAAAGAGCTTGGTATGAAAGTAAGAAAAACTAGACAGAAATAAACCCATCTTTGCTAGCAATGTAATTAAACATTGTTACATGATTTCTTCAACATGCATACAATTTTTGACAAGTATATTACTTGTTTAATTATCACAAGAAAATGTATATCTTTAGAATAACTGAAATTTTAGTTTGTACCATGTACCAAAACATAAGCTATAGTCAATTCATGGTTGTGTAAGTACTACTGAAATTTCATTCAAATGAAACCATTTTTAGTTTGCCAGTAACAAATTAGTTGGCATACATTTGTTACGTCCTcaacaaaagaataattaaatttataaaagtaaCTTAGAAATATTCagaatttgtcattttaattaacattaagtaaaataaaagtatctttTCAAAGATAAAAGATATACAATACCTGCGGGTCCTTGGTGGTTTTGGAGGAGGAGATTCTTGTTTATCAGGATCTATGGAGCTGACTATATTTTCAGCGTTAATTTCATTCTGCCAAGGGGAAAAAATACTTCACTGTAAGTTAAGAGAAACATAATTTTTCTAACTCATGTTTCAACTAATTATTTCTGggcttttcaatttttaaaataataccaattttgccaagttaaaaaaaaaaataatgagtctTTAACTTTGGCTCCATATTTTAGCCTGAAGAAtcaaacgttttttttttttttttgagacaaagtttcactttgtcaccctgggtagagctgtggtgtcatagctcataccaacctcaaattcctgggctaacgtgattcacttgcctcagctcctgccaaaatgcccagctattttttagagacggggtctcgctcttgctcaggctggtcttgaacttgtgagctcaagcaatccacctgcctcggcctccccgagtgctaggattacaggcgtgagtgaCTGTGCCGAACTTCAATGAAAAAGATTGATATCAAAAAATAGGCCATCGCCAGTTACTTAAAGATCTACTGTGCCCAGAAGCATTTCAACATATTTCAAATATAACTGTATAGAAACAGATTTCCTAAGAAATCCCCCACCTCACAAAGATCACTCCCACTAGAAATCTAACATGcacagagagggggaaaaagCCAACAAAGGCTTATATCCTTTACCTTTCCAAACCTTTTTAGACTACCTTACTGTGATTCCTCGTTACTACTTAGTACTTTTAAGCTGGtcccaggattctttttttttgtttgtttgtttgtttagcaggcctgggccaggttcaaacctgccgccCCCAGtgcatggggccagcgctctaaccattGAACATAGGCATCCAGCCGCCAGGAttcattttaatctttctttgcTTCACTCTCCTTGCCACTATGTGGAGTGCTCTATTCCATTAAAGAATATAGTCCCTGTATTACTGACTAACCATATGAACCCCAGAAAGGCAGGAAAAGCCCATCCAGGAATATCCCTGATTCTTGCTAGTCACAAGGACCAATGTCATCATTAACAACACTGATGGTTCTGAGACAGTGCAGGTATAAGAATCTTAGGTTTAGGATTATGAACAGAAGAgcagtaaaattaaaatattaccttgaattaattttattctcaaattTCCTCATATTTATCCAGCTAGGCTATGTTAATTCCAAGGTAGAAGACAGAAATGCTTTTCATCTTTGCTTACATCTCAGATAATTCTAGAAAAAGCCATCTTTTCATACACTATCAATTAAAAAACTCTCAAACTATagttgcattttgttttgttgttgttttcttttttttttttgtagagacagagtttcactgtaccacccacgggtagagtgccatggtgtcacacggctcacagcaacctctagctcttgggcttaggcgattctcttgtctcagcctcccgagcagctgggactacaggcgcccgccacaacgcccggctatttttttgttgcagtttggccggggctaggtttgaacccgccaccctcggcatatggggccggcgtcctactcactgagccacaggcgctgccctgttgttgttttaagccagaGGCACTTCAACATGCCCATCACAGCAGCTTCATCTTTATAACTGTTACTTCAACAATttccaactaaaaaaataaagatctcgATTTCCCAGCATGTTTAAATGTACCTGTCTCTTGATAATGGATTGGTAGAGTTTTCCACATCTAACTACCTGATCAGAAACAGAGAGTTACACCATAAGAAGGAAAACTTTCACTAGGGATATCTGCTATATAGGTAAAGTGACCACATAATTTACTGTCCAAAGCAGAGCTTTTGGAGAGCACTATTAATTGCTACAGCTAGGCAACAACTGTAAACTGGCACTGCCTTAGGCAAATTAGGACTTTTGGCCAACAAAATTTTAGATCCTCAGGCTCCACCAGAATTTTAGAGACTTTGCATCAAAATTACTGATCCATTTGTTTATCATTTTCATTAACTACaataatattcattaatattttgtactaaaatgtgtaaatatttgcATTAagtatgataaataaaaattaaaggtgAACAATATGAAACGGCTTTTACTGAATGgcttataatttataaaatgtttttttgtagTAAAACATAAGTGGCTTCATAAGGTTTTGCTACCAAATGAGTATAGTATCAAACTCACagagataaacaaaaacaaaacaaaactatgtttTCAGGGCACTTTGGATTTTGGAATTTCAGCTAAGGCACTGTGCACCTGTATGTGAAACACACTCAACAAAGTCAGCAAtggcaaaaaaattaaaggtcATGATATTTAATGTCAAAAAGTATAGTCTGGTAATATcccaaacaaaaaagtaaaagtaataataaagccCCAAAGTCATATAATCATGACTATAAAGCTGTGAAATCAAAGATATCATAGTTAAGATTACATGTGACAAAGTAAAGAAGGTGTCATAAAGGATTCCTCATTCTGGGTGAATGAGAGAATGACAGACATTAACACAAAGAGCCAAGTGTGGAACTACTTCTAGGGGAGAGATTAGCAAGCTGAGTTTCACTTTGATGAAAAGAATCAATGTGGCAATGCAGAGCTGCAACCAAATGGCATGAAGAAAACTTCCTTGTCACTTCAGTGGAAGTAGATATTTACCTACGGTAATGTTTACTATACTCTAGTAGCTTCTGACCTTTTTTTattacctatatatatattttttgagacagggtcaaactctgtcaccctggctagagtgcaggcATTCTACTCccgggctcaaggaatcctcccgtgtagctggaactacaggcccatgccaatacacctggctatttctctgtatttttttatagagatggggtcttgctatgttgttcaggttggcctcaaattcttgggctcaagcaatcttcctaaaggctacaattacaggcatgagtctgTGCTCTGCTTACCTACAATTTTTGAGTCCACATTGGTCCTAATGTATACAGCTCTCTCTAGCTGCTTTTGCTACCAATTGAAGCAATCACCAATTTTGAAATTGAAAGGaactttagaaattaaaaaatctagtGGAAATTCAGTggtagtatattcttttttttttttttaagtcaagctCGCTAAAGTTACTTTGTGTACTAACATTTCCCATGTatctaaattatataaaaaaaccacaaaaggaaaaagaaaccaggACTAAATTATCAAATATTAAAAGATATGCTATCAGctatagaacaaaataaaatacatgagtaaataaaatacctttaaaacagtgttttaaaagtaaaaaaaaattacatttgaggaaaaaaatattcagaatttaATATCACATCTAAACGTATAATACAACGGAAGAACCACATGCAAACTACTAGTATTACTAATCATCCAGGAATTGAAAATCCTGGTATTGACAGTACCAATGATACtgtcttttatatataaaataaaaaggcaaggaTGTACACCTTACAGGTATATGCTTACTGAGGTATTTCTAAATCCCAAATCAATACGATACAGATTTGTAGaataaattttctctttagaTCTCTCACTCTGGGAAGTTGTTTTAGTTGTAAACACCTCTAATGAATATCATTTATTATAGAATCTTATATTGACAATTAGTATTTCAAACTAAAATTTCGACAAAAATACAGCTTAaggacagtggctcacaactataatcccagaactttgggaggctaagacaggaagactgtttgaggccaggagttttaaaGTAGTTGGGACAGCACAGTGAAacttcatctctataaaaaatgtaaaaaatttagctgggtgtggtagcttgcatccatagtcccagctatttgagaggcagaggcaggagggttgctagGTATTTGAGGTTTCCTTCAGTTATGActacatcactgcactccagcctgggggacaagagtaagaccctgccccttaaaaaaaaatctacaaaaataattctgcaacataaacactttaaaaaacttttactTCTGAATTAAGCTTAAGAGAGATTATAAATGGAGATTTGCTATTGTTTCTCAAAACATAGTTTCTAAGTGGTAAGTACCTATTTCAAATCATTTCACTCAACCACATAGTTCTAAGATGATTTTATCCAATATTTTAGATTCCATATTTTCTCTAACTGGGATTTATGGTCTGCAACCATATACAGCCATCCTACAAAAACAATCACCTATATTAAAAGTTCCcagaaaaacaagattttttttttttttttttgagacagagcctcaagctgtcaccctgggtagagtgctgtggcatcacagctcatagcagcctccaactcctgggctcaagcgattctcctgcctccacctcccaagtagctgggattataggtgcctgccacaacgcccagctattttttgattgcagccgttattgtttggtgggcccgagctggatttgaacctgccagctcaggtgtatgcgactggtgccttagccacttgaggcacaggtgccaagTCAAAACAAGAtttcataagagaaaaatatttaaaagttatttagaaTAATAATCTACCTTTTATCTATCCATTTTTTCTCATCCATTGTGAGAGATATATCTCTCTCAAATATTTTGTGTAAGTCTACTAAGTACCAGGCAATAAGGTAAGAAAGTAGGTTCAAAATAACCACTTATTTGCTATTAGGTATTATTTCATCCCATCTCCTACAGAATATGACTTTTTTCTTATATTCCT is a window from the Nycticebus coucang isolate mNycCou1 chromosome 11, mNycCou1.pri, whole genome shotgun sequence genome containing:
- the PTPN12 gene encoding tyrosine-protein phosphatase non-receptor type 12 isoform X2; the protein is MIWEYNVVIIVMACREFEMGRKKCERYWPLYGEDPITFSPFKISCEDEQARTDYFIRTLLLEFENESRRLYQFHYVNWPDHDVPSSFDSILDMISLMRKYQEHEDVPICIHCSAGCGRTGAICAIDYTWNLLKAGKIPEEFNVFNLIQEMRTQRHSAVQTKEQYELVHRAIAQLFEKQLQLYEIHGDQKIADGVNEINAENIVSSIDPDKQESPPPKPPRTRSCLVEGDAKEEILQPPEPHPVPPILTPSPPSAFPTVTTVWQDNDRYHPKPVLHMVSSEQHSTDLNRNYNKSSELPGKNESTIEQLDKKLERNLSFEIKKVPLQEGPKSFDGNTLLNRGHAIKIKSSSPCIIDKISKTQELSSGDLKVGDSSQNSCVDYSATQLNRVPVTSPEESQKNSDTLLRPDCLPLDEKGHITWSFHGPENATPIPDSSEGTSSDIYYPTIKTVGLTTSPTTQVETLDLVDHHNSSPLFGAPLSFTNPLHSDDSDSDERNFDGAVTKNKTSISTASATVSAATSTESISTRKVLPMSIARHDIAGTIHSGAEKDVDGNEDSPPPLPERTPESFVLASEHNTPVKSEWNELQSQEQPKQKKSEGLITSGNEKCDHKAGGVHMEICTECPPTFSEKKEQTSESPTEATDIGFGNRCGKPKGPRDPPSEWT